In a single window of the Longimicrobiaceae bacterium genome:
- the lspA gene encoding signal peptidase II has translation MNQSREEAMHDETLDRSDAVPARTVAPAPAAEGDTARKAMLYAGIVALVIVLDIWTKRMVEESLRLYDPVPVLGDDFFRLTYIFNRGAAFGLHLGDSSRYIFMGLAVVAVVFLLYMYRNTPWSDRLRLVAIASVTGGAIGNLIDRVRSARGVVDFLDFGVGTVRWPVFNVADIAVTVGAILLAISLWREEQNHEREGHVGR, from the coding sequence ATGAACCAATCACGGGAAGAAGCGATGCACGACGAGACGCTGGACCGCTCCGACGCCGTGCCCGCGCGGACGGTCGCCCCCGCCCCCGCGGCCGAGGGCGACACCGCGCGCAAGGCGATGCTGTACGCGGGCATCGTGGCGCTGGTGATCGTGCTGGACATCTGGACGAAGCGCATGGTGGAGGAGTCGCTGCGGCTGTACGACCCCGTGCCCGTGCTGGGCGACGACTTCTTCCGGCTGACGTACATCTTCAACCGCGGCGCGGCCTTCGGGCTGCACCTGGGCGACAGCTCGCGCTACATCTTCATGGGCCTGGCTGTCGTCGCCGTCGTCTTCCTCCTCTACATGTACCGCAACACGCCATGGAGCGACCGGCTGCGGCTGGTCGCCATCGCCTCCGTTACCGGCGGGGCTATCGGCAACCTGATCGACCGCGTGCGGTCCGCGCGGGGCGTGGTCGACTTCCTGGACTTCGGCGTCGGCACCGTGCGCTGGCCGGTGTTCAACGTGGCCGACATCGCGGTCACGGTCGGCGCCATCCTGCTCGCCATCTCCCTTTGGCGCGAAGAGCAGAACCACGAGCGAGAGGGACACGTTGGCCGCTGA
- a CDS encoding RluA family pseudouridine synthase produces MAAEPEQHLDLVAGEDAGDGRLDAWLAEHAGLSRNRAVQLIDEGRVLVNGAVLRKKDKPQPGDRIEVHLPAPEPSHIGAEDIALAIVYQDDDLLVIDKPAGMVVHPAVGNRTGTMVNALLHAVTDLSGIGGVLRPGIVHRLDKDTSGLLVVAKNDEAHRFLAEALKRRDLKRAYLTAAWGHLAQDAITVDAPIGRHPNERKRMAVIEGGRRAVTHFRRLEKWRSADLVRAELDTGRTHQIRVHLLSLGHPVVGDALYAAGWARGVAGQERPWTQALDRRVPRQFLHAAELSFPHPRTGAAMSFASPLPPDLAAAAEWARGGGRAVS; encoded by the coding sequence TTGGCCGCTGAACCCGAGCAGCACCTGGACCTGGTAGCCGGCGAGGACGCCGGAGACGGACGCCTGGACGCGTGGCTGGCCGAGCACGCGGGCCTGTCGCGCAACCGCGCCGTGCAGCTCATCGACGAGGGGCGCGTGCTGGTGAACGGCGCCGTGCTGCGCAAGAAGGACAAGCCGCAGCCGGGCGACCGAATCGAGGTGCACCTGCCCGCGCCCGAGCCGTCGCACATCGGCGCGGAAGACATCGCGCTCGCCATCGTCTACCAGGACGACGACCTGCTGGTGATCGACAAGCCGGCGGGCATGGTCGTGCATCCGGCCGTGGGCAACCGGACGGGGACAATGGTGAACGCGCTGCTGCACGCGGTCACCGACCTATCCGGCATAGGCGGGGTGCTGCGGCCGGGCATCGTCCACCGGCTCGACAAGGACACCAGCGGCCTGCTGGTCGTGGCCAAGAACGACGAGGCGCACCGGTTCCTGGCCGAGGCGCTGAAGCGCCGCGACCTGAAGCGCGCCTACCTGACCGCGGCGTGGGGGCACCTGGCGCAGGACGCGATCACGGTGGACGCGCCCATCGGCCGGCACCCGAACGAGCGCAAGCGCATGGCCGTGATCGAGGGCGGGCGGCGCGCGGTGACGCACTTCCGGCGGCTGGAGAAGTGGCGCTCGGCAGATCTCGTCCGTGCCGAGCTGGACACCGGGCGGACGCACCAGATCCGCGTCCATCTCCTCTCTCTCGGCCACCCCGTGGTGGGCGACGCGCTGTACGCCGCGGGATGGGCGCGGGGCGTGGCCGGGCAGGAGCGCCCGTGGACGCAGGCGCTGGACCGGCGGGTGCCGCGGCAGTTCCTGCACGCGGCCGAGCTGAGCTTCCCGCACCCCCGTACGGGAGCGGCGATGAGCTTCGCCAGCCCCCTGCCGCCGGACCTGGCGGCGGCGGCCGAATGGGCACGCGGCGGGGGGCGGGCGGTTTCTTGA
- a CDS encoding chemotaxis protein CheW codes for MPPTDTSNVSAGAPEAGAALERMVLFAVGEHRFGIPIDRIREIIPARPYTPLPGAEAFVCGLINLRGRIVTVVDLGARLGLAPAASHPDHSIVIVERAGKPVGLAVQEVDRIVAADAASLAGSAETLRSLRMDRAYLKGLGEAGDTLFVAIDPDEILGPILV; via the coding sequence ATGCCCCCCACCGACACCTCCAACGTTTCCGCGGGGGCGCCCGAAGCCGGCGCCGCGCTGGAGCGGATGGTCCTGTTCGCGGTGGGCGAGCACCGTTTCGGCATTCCCATCGACCGCATCCGCGAGATCATCCCGGCGCGGCCGTACACGCCGCTGCCCGGCGCCGAGGCGTTCGTGTGCGGGCTCATCAACCTGCGCGGACGCATCGTCACGGTCGTGGACCTGGGCGCGCGCCTGGGGCTGGCCCCCGCCGCCTCCCACCCCGACCACAGCATCGTCATCGTGGAGCGGGCGGGGAAGCCGGTGGGGCTGGCCGTGCAGGAGGTCGACCGCATCGTGGCCGCAGACGCGGCGTCGCTGGCCGGCTCGGCCGAGACGCTGCGGTCGCTGCGCATGGACCGCGCGTACCTCAAGGGCCTGGGCGAGGCCGGCGACACGCTCTTCGTGGCGATCGACCCGGACGAGATCCTGGGCCCCATCCTCGTATGA
- a CDS encoding response regulator: MSQTVLICDDAIFMRTMIGDILTQAGFQIVGEAETGLQAVEKYRQHKPDLVTMDIVMPDMGGIDAVREIVKEDPSAKILMCSAMGQQALVIEAIQAGARDFVVKPFQPSRVLEAVQRVLG; encoded by the coding sequence ATGAGTCAGACCGTGCTGATCTGCGACGATGCCATCTTCATGCGTACCATGATCGGCGACATCCTCACCCAGGCCGGCTTCCAGATCGTGGGCGAGGCCGAGACGGGCCTGCAGGCGGTGGAGAAGTACCGCCAGCACAAGCCCGACCTGGTGACCATGGACATCGTGATGCCCGACATGGGCGGCATCGACGCGGTCCGCGAGATCGTCAAGGAAGACCCGTCGGCCAAGATCCTCATGTGCAGCGCCATGGGCCAGCAGGCGCTGGTGATCGAGGCGATCCAGGCCGGCGCCCGCGACTTCGTGGTGAAGCCGTTCCAGCCGTCGCGCGTGCTGGAAGCCGTGCAGCGCGTGCTGGGCTAA
- a CDS encoding chemotaxis protein CheA: MELSQYGELFLSESREHLSAINHLLLALEADPGSREGVEGVFRAVHTIKGMSATMGYGGVADLAHEMENLLDRIRQGRVAAGGDTVDLLFAAADALERAIDVAVSDTEEAVEFGPLLRQLRAAAAAPGDAPAADEGSGDAGPAAFPAAGEEDDDGEAVEGVLRVRLEVSRDSALPGVRAFLAVRRARDLGEVSELEPSEAAMQEPGFAGSLRFLLRTGREADEVRGAFGAVGELAVVSVAQHRVATAMADDGSSAPQNGDARPDGQAPRARNIRVDLRRLDALMNGVGELVIVRDRLRRLSAGTAPDLAEAVDQASRLIGELQGEIMRARMAPVWQVFDRFPRLVRDAARLLDKRVEFVIEGKEIELDRSMLDEIGDPLVHLLRNSLDHGIEPPAERRAKGKPEAGTLTLTAARERSRIIIRVEDDGRGIQREGVLRKAISTGLIAAGEAEGMSDEEVYRLLTRPGFSTAEKITDVSGRGVGLDVVATRVRALGGLLEIQSTPGEGTAFTLQLPQTLAIVRALLVRLGDETYALPLTHVGETVHLDPAEIGTVKGRPVAMLRDEVMPLLSLRAVLSQGSSGAASAASPSGPPSADANARSGASASGSGSNGTAANGALSNGRRAAVILEVGEQRIGLEVDRLLGQQEIVVKSFDGTTGMLRVFSGATILSDGRPALILDAGSVVAGAD; encoded by the coding sequence ATGGAGCTGTCACAGTACGGGGAGCTCTTCCTCTCCGAGTCGCGCGAGCACCTTTCCGCGATCAACCACCTGCTGCTGGCGCTGGAGGCCGACCCCGGCTCGCGCGAGGGGGTGGAGGGCGTGTTCCGCGCGGTGCACACCATCAAGGGCATGTCGGCCACCATGGGCTACGGCGGCGTAGCCGACCTGGCCCACGAGATGGAGAACCTGCTGGACCGCATCCGCCAGGGCCGCGTGGCGGCGGGGGGCGACACGGTGGACCTGCTCTTCGCCGCGGCCGACGCGCTGGAGCGCGCCATCGACGTGGCGGTCTCGGACACGGAAGAGGCGGTGGAGTTCGGCCCCCTGCTCCGCCAGCTCCGCGCCGCCGCGGCCGCCCCCGGCGACGCCCCGGCAGCGGACGAGGGTTCGGGAGATGCGGGGCCGGCGGCCTTCCCCGCGGCTGGCGAGGAGGACGACGACGGCGAGGCGGTGGAGGGCGTGCTGCGCGTGCGGCTGGAGGTGAGCCGCGACTCGGCGCTGCCGGGCGTGCGGGCCTTCCTGGCCGTGCGCCGCGCGCGCGACCTGGGCGAGGTGAGCGAGCTGGAGCCCTCGGAGGCGGCGATGCAGGAGCCGGGCTTCGCGGGCTCCCTTCGCTTCCTGCTCCGCACCGGGCGCGAGGCCGACGAGGTCCGCGGCGCGTTCGGCGCCGTCGGCGAGCTGGCGGTCGTCTCCGTCGCCCAGCACCGCGTCGCCACGGCGATGGCGGACGACGGGTCCTCGGCCCCCCAGAACGGCGACGCCCGGCCCGACGGGCAGGCGCCCCGCGCGCGCAACATCCGCGTGGACCTGCGGCGGCTGGACGCGCTGATGAACGGCGTGGGCGAGCTGGTGATCGTGCGCGACCGCCTGCGCCGCCTCTCCGCCGGCACGGCGCCCGACCTGGCCGAGGCGGTGGACCAGGCGTCGCGCCTCATCGGCGAGCTGCAGGGCGAGATCATGCGGGCGCGCATGGCGCCGGTGTGGCAGGTCTTCGACCGCTTCCCGCGCCTGGTGCGCGACGCGGCGCGCCTGCTGGACAAGCGCGTGGAGTTCGTGATCGAGGGCAAGGAGATCGAGCTGGACCGCTCCATGCTCGACGAGATCGGCGACCCCCTCGTCCACCTCCTCCGCAACTCGCTGGACCACGGCATCGAGCCGCCGGCCGAGCGCCGCGCGAAGGGCAAGCCCGAGGCGGGAACGCTCACGCTGACCGCCGCGCGCGAGCGCAGCCGCATCATCATCCGCGTGGAAGACGACGGCCGCGGCATCCAGCGCGAAGGCGTGCTGCGGAAGGCCATCTCCACGGGCCTGATCGCCGCCGGCGAGGCCGAAGGGATGAGCGACGAGGAGGTCTACCGCCTCCTCACCCGCCCCGGCTTCAGCACGGCGGAGAAGATCACGGACGTGTCCGGCCGCGGCGTGGGGCTGGACGTGGTGGCGACGAGGGTGCGGGCGCTTGGCGGGCTGCTGGAGATCCAGAGCACACCGGGCGAGGGCACCGCCTTCACCCTCCAGCTCCCGCAGACGCTCGCCATCGTGCGCGCGCTGCTGGTGCGCCTGGGCGACGAGACGTACGCGCTGCCGCTCACGCACGTGGGCGAGACGGTGCACCTGGACCCGGCGGAGATCGGCACCGTGAAGGGCCGCCCGGTCGCCATGCTGCGCGACGAGGTGATGCCCCTCCTCTCGCTCCGGGCCGTCCTTAGCCAGGGCTCGTCCGGCGCCGCATCCGCCGCATCGCCCTCCGGCCCCCCTTCGGCGGACGCGAATGCGCGGAGCGGCGCTTCCGCCAGCGGGTCGGGATCGAACGGGACCGCAGCGAACGGCGCGCTGTCGAACGGGCGGCGGGCCGCGGTGATCCTGGAGGTGGGCGAGCAGCGGATCGGGCTGGAGGTGGACCGGCTGCTCGGCCAGCAGGAGATCGTGGTGAAGAGCTTCGACGGGACCACGGGGATGCTGCGCGTCTTCTCGGGCGCCACGATCCTCTCCGACGGGCGGCCGGCGCTGATCCTGGATGCGGGGAGCGTGGTGGCTGGGGCGGACTGA
- a CDS encoding chemotaxis protein CheC produces the protein MIDLRDLQEIQLDALREVSNMGAGHAATALSQMTKSRIMINVPRLAVSRLEDVPELLANPEEVVAAVLMHMLGDLTGRTLLIFPRNSAMRLSEILLHRPAGSSHVFGELEQSAIKEAGNILSAAYMNALADFMGLMLLPSVPSLVIDLCAAVLTTTYTNFGHERDYVFCIQTQFQMDGDEESVQGHFLLLPDVESLQIILQNIRLA, from the coding sequence ATGATAGACCTACGCGACTTGCAAGAGATCCAGCTCGACGCGCTGCGCGAGGTGTCGAACATGGGGGCGGGGCACGCCGCCACGGCGCTCTCGCAGATGACGAAGAGCCGTATCATGATCAACGTTCCCCGGCTGGCCGTGTCGCGGCTGGAGGACGTGCCCGAGCTGCTCGCCAACCCCGAGGAGGTGGTGGCGGCGGTGCTCATGCACATGCTGGGTGACCTGACGGGGCGCACGCTGCTCATCTTCCCCCGCAACTCGGCCATGCGGCTCAGCGAGATCCTGCTGCACCGGCCGGCGGGGAGCAGCCACGTGTTCGGCGAGCTGGAGCAGAGCGCCATCAAGGAGGCGGGCAACATCCTCTCGGCCGCCTACATGAACGCGCTGGCCGACTTCATGGGGCTGATGCTGCTGCCCAGCGTGCCGTCGCTGGTGATCGACCTGTGCGCGGCCGTGCTCACCACCACGTACACCAACTTCGGGCACGAGCGCGACTACGTGTTCTGCATCCAGACGCAGTTTCAGATGGACGGCGACGAGGAGAGCGTGCAGGGGCACTTCCTGCTCCTCCCGGACGTGGAGTCGCTGCAGATCATCCTCCAGAACATCCGCCTTGCCTGA